The Fusarium graminearum PH-1 chromosome 2, whole genome shotgun sequence genome includes a region encoding these proteins:
- a CDS encoding hypoxanthine guanine phosphoribosyltransferase, whose translation MVEKLYVTYNDVHKMCQKSAEKLLLDFQPQLLIAIGGGGYVPARILRSFLKKGGAPNIPIQAIGLSLYESLGNDEVEAPGTKVTRTQWLDLTALGEMQNLVGKRILIVDEVDDTRTTLEYAVRELEKDVETARQKMGGTAPKTEFSIFVLHNKDKPKKGKLPDEMLATRYSAAETVGDVWINYPWEAIDIDEHDRNASLQTKSN comes from the exons atggtcgagaagctctACGTCACCTACAACGAT GTGCACAAGATGTGCCAGAAGTctgctgagaagcttctcctcgactTCCAGCCTCAACTTCTGATCGccatcggcggtggtggttaCGTCCCTGCTCGAATCCTCCGATCTttcctcaagaagggcgGCGCTCCCAACATTCCCATCCAGGCCATCGGTCTCTCCCTCTACGAGTCTCTCGGCAACGATGAAGTCGAGGCCCCCGGTACCAAGGTCACCCGAACACAGTGGCTGGACCTCACTGCTCTCGGCGAGATGCAGAACCTCGTCGGAAAGCGAATCCTGattgttgacgaggtcgaCGACACCCGAACAACTCTTGAGTACGCCGTCAGggagctcgagaaggacgTTGAGACTGCCCGCCAGAAGATGGGTGGTACCGCCCCCAAGACTGAGTTCAGCATCTTTGTCCTCCAC aacaaggacaagcccaagaaggGAAAGCTCCCCGACGAGATGCTCGCCACCCGTTACTCCGCTGCCGAGACCGTCGGAGATGTCTGGATCAACTACCCCTGGGAGGCcatcgatatcgacgagCATGACCGAAACGCTAGCCTGCAGACCAAGAGCAACTAA